In Psychrobacter ciconiae, the genomic window TGATTTCAGGAATGATTGGTCTTGAAAATTTATCAGGACCAATCACCATTGCCAAAGTCGCCAAACAAAGCTTTGATATCAGCTGGCAGATGGTACTATCGACAGCCGCGCTGATTAGCCTGAGCCTTGCAGTATTAAACTTGCTGCCGATTCCGGTACTCGACGGCGGTCATTTGGTGTATTATGTCATCGAGCTGGTTCGCGGAAAACCGCTTTCAGAAGGAGTTCAGTTGGTTGGGCTAAATATTGGTCTTCTTTTGCTGGCAGGTTTCATGGTGTTAGCAATTGGTAATGATATTAGTCGGCTGTTTTAATGGCAGAATCAAGCAGATTTTTAGCAACCAATGGTAAGTTGGTGCTTTGAGCCTGACCGAGGTTTTTTAATCGCGTCTTTTTAATGTAAAAGTCAGTCCTGCTTCGGTGTTAGGTACTATACTAACGGTAAGTTTTAGTTTATTTTATGCTACGTTTTATATAATTTTCGCCTTTGCAACGTGAACAAATAGCAGGTTAGTTGGTAATTTTGACCAAGCAAAGGGCTTTACAATTCAAGCATTTTATCTTAATTTAAGCCAAGTTTTTTTGACGGACAGTGTTTATGCGAACGCCTTTATTTTTGAGCGCGGCGGCGTTGCCGCTTGTGGCAGCCTTGAGTGTTCCGGCTCAAGCGGCCAATTTTGTGGTATCAGATATCAGCTTTTCAGGGCTCAATCGCCTGACCGCCGAGAGCCTTTATCCTGTCTTGCCGATTTCTGTGGGCGATACCGTCACTGACGAAAGTCTTGCGGCAAGTATCAAAGCACTTTATGCCACCGAAAACTTTGCCAATATTCAAAGTAAAGTCAACGGCTCAGCAATTAATTTTCAAGTCGTTGAGCGCCCGATTATTGCTGAGGTCAATTTTGAAGGCAATAAGCTCATTCCAAAAGAAGGCTTAACCCAAGGCTTAAAAAACGCCGGACTTGCAGTTGGCGATGTCCTAAAACAAGCAACGCTGCTTGGGGTTGCCAATGAGCTTCAGCAGCAATATATCAGTCAAGGCTACTATAATAGCGACATCGAAGTGGACCAAACCCTGCTTGATGGCAACCGTGTTAAGCTTGATATCCGCTTTATCGAAGGCAAAGCTGCCAAAGTCGTTGACATTAACGTCATTGGTAATAAGCACTTTAGCGACTCAAAAATCAAAGACGTCTTTGCAGTAAAAGAGTCGTCTTGGACGCGATTGTTATCAAAGTCTGATCGCTATGCCAAAGAAAAGCTTGCCGCAAGCCTCGAAAACCTCAAAGCCCTGTATTTGAATGAAGGTTTTGTGCGCTTTGATGTCAATAATGCCGTGTTAAATATCAGCGAAGATAAACGCAGTGTATTTATTGAGGTGAGCATTAGCGAAGGCGAGCAGTATAAATTTGGTCAACTCAACTTTTTAGGCAAGCCCACATTTGAAACCAGTGAGCTGCAAGATTTGGTCACTTTTGCGCCCAATGAGCAATTCTCACAAGCCAAGCTTGATGCCACCACCGCTGCGCTCAAAAGCCGCTATGGCAATGAGGGCTATTATTTAGCCCAAATCCGCCCTGTACCCCGAATCCATGATGAAACGCGCGTCGTTGACATTGATTATTACATTGACCCTGCACGCCCTATTTATGTTCGCCGGATCAATTTTAGCGGCAACTTACGCACCAAAGATGAAGTTTTGCGCCGTGAAATGCGCCAGTTAGAAGGCGCGTTGGCATCGAATGAAAAAATTCAGCTGTCAAGAACGCGTTTGATGCGAACCGGATTTTTCAAATCAGTCAACGTCGATGTCAAACCTGTTCCCAATCAGCCTGACCAAATCGATGTCAATTATACGGTTGAAGAGCAGCCTTCAGGAAGTGCTCAAGTGGCCGCCGGCTATTCTCAAAGCGGCGGGGTGACTTTTCAGGTTGATTTGTCCCAAAATAACTTTATGGGAACAGGAAACCGCGTAAAAGCGGCGTTATCGCGGTCAGAAACGCGCGACTCTTATAGCTTGGGCTATACCGACCCTTACTTTACCGAAAATGGGGTGTCACAAGGCGTCAGCGCTTATTACCGCAATACCAAATACGATGACCGTAACGTCAGCAACTATGTCACCGACTCGTATGGGGCGACCTTAAACTACAGCTATCCGGTCGATGAAACCAAACGCGTTAGCGCCGGCTTTAACTACGACAATACTAAGGTTCGCGGTGGTCGCAACCTTGGCGTGTCAAACGTTCAGCAAATTATCGATGATGGTGGTAGCGTTGACACCTATACCAATGATGAAGGTACACAAATCAAAGGTATCGGCAGCTTTAAAAACGACTACGACACTTATAACTTGCTGCTGGGCTGGGACTATAGCACCCTTGATCGTCCGGTTTTTCCAACCAAAGGCATGAGCCATGCGGTTGATGCGACCATCGGTCTTGGTGATGCCAGCTATCAAAAAGTCATTTATCGTGGTAATGTATATTATCCGATTTACAAAGATTGGGTCGCTCGCGGCTATACCAAGCTTGGCTATGGTAATGACTTACCGTTTTATGAAAACTTTTATGCCGGTGGTTATGGCTCAGTTCGTGGCTATGAGGCGTCAAGTTTAGGACCGCGCTCTAAAACCTATTATGACGCTATCAATGGTCTTGACCGTATCCGTGATGAAGAAGTGGGCGGGAACGCGTTGGCAAGTTTTGGGACGGAGCTGATTTTACCGATGCCGTTTAAAGGCGATTGGGCAGATCAAGTTCGCCCTGTGGTATTCTTTGAAGGCGGTCAGGTTTTTGATACCACCGATAAAGACAAACGCACCTTTATTGATCCGGTAACTAACAAGCCTGTGACAGACAAAGACGGCAATGACATTAAGTTGCTGACCCAAGACAAAGATTTGCGCTTTAGTGCTGGTGCAGGAATCACCTGGTACACGCCTATTGGTCCGATTTCGCTAAGCTACGCGATGCCCATTGGTGATAAAGAAGGCGATGAAACCGAACACGTTCAGTTCCAAATTGGCAGCACTTTTTAAGCGGATAACATAAGATAGCGGTTCAAGCTCAATGGTTGAGCTTGATTGATATTTATATTGATAATAATGAATGATGATAACCATTGAGCAACTGATATTGCAAATTGAGCAGCGCCAACCGGTGCTAAATAAAGCCAATCTTAACGCAGCTGTGCTTAATAAAAAGTTGAGCGGCGTGGGCAGCTTATCGCATGCCAAAGACGATGAGATTAGTTTTTTATCGAGCGCTCAGTTTGAAGCAAGCCTTGCCAATAGTAATGCAGCGGTAATTTTGGTGACGCCAAAGTTTGAAGCCTTAGTGCCAAAATCTAGTGTTGCCTTGGTCGTTGCCGATCCGTATTTGGCATATGCCAGCAGCAGTCAGCTGTTTGCTTACTGTGCCAACTCAGGTCATATTCATTCATCGGCAGTGATAGCAAGCAGTGCTGTCATTGGTAAAAATGTCAGCATTGGCGCGTTTTGTGTCATTGGTGAGGCAGCTATCATCGGTGATAACAGCTGCCTTGACGCTCATGTGGTTATTGAAGATGGGGTCGTTATTGGTCGATCTGCGGTAATCAAACCTCATACCACAATAGCCCATCATTGTGTGATCGGGGATTTTGTTCGGCTGCATTCTGGCGTGAGTATTGGCTCAGAAGGTTTTGGCTTTGCTGCCACTCATGACCGTAGCGAGCTTGGTTGGGAGCGCATCGCTCAACTTGGTCGCGTGGTCATCGGCGATCACGTTCGAATCGGTAGTCAAACTTGTATCGATCGCGGCGCGGTTGATGATACGGTTATTGGCAATCATGTGATTATTGATAACTTGGTGCAAATCGCCCACAATGTCAAAATTGGTGATGGGACTGCGATTGCTGCAAAAACAGGAATCGCAGGAAGCACCAGCATTGGTAAACGCTGCATTATCGGTGGAGCGGTTGGCATCAATGGTCATATTACGATTTGTGATGATGTGACTTTATCAGGGATGACCATGGTGACCAAGTCGATCAAGAGTGCAGGGGCATATTCCTCTGGGACGACTGCTATGCCGACGCCAAATTGGCGGCGCGCGGCGGTACGCTTTCGCAAACTTGGCAATAAATAATTATGCCACCGAAATGAACGATAGTAATATGAACTGATCGCTTAAAAAATTTAAATTGGTATTTTGCTAAAAGTTATTATAGATACTATGCAATAATGATGACCCTTTAACATTAATAATTGTCCGACTCTTTACTTAAGCCTGCTGCAGCAAGGAAGCCTTTATGAGCGCCACTGATATTAAAAACTTAACTGACGATGACATCAAAAGCTTAGCGGAGCAAGGATTGACACTGCCGTTGACGTATCACACGCTCAAGCATTACTTACCGCACCGTTATCCATTTATGCTCGTTGATAAAGTGGTGGCTTGCAAGCCAAATGAGTGCATCACTGGCATCAAAAACGTGACCATCAACGAAGAGTTTTTTAATGGTCATTTTCCAGATGAGCCGATTATGCCAGGGGTATTGATGGTTGAGGCGATGGCGCAGGTGTCCGGCGTTCTTGGGTTTATTAGTGCAGGAATTACCGCAGAAGATGGTTATTTATATTTGTTTGCAGGGGTAGATAAAGTGCGCTTTAAGCGCCGCGTCATCCCAGGCGATCAGCTGATTATCCGATCGACCCTAAAAATGCAAAAGCGCGGTATTTACAAGTTTGATTGTACCGTTCATGTCGAAGATGAGTTGGCAGCTAGCGCTGAAGTGATGATTGCGCGCCAAGCCCAATAATCAAAAATTTACTGCTTAATGTATTTTTATTAAATCCGATGATTTAAAGGTCTGTATTATGAGTCAGATTCACCCAACAGCGCTCATCTCACCCACGGCTACCATCGATGACTCCGCGGTGATTGGTCCTTATTGTATCATCGGCGATGAGGTCAGCATTGGCGCAGGGACAACCCTTTTGCGGCATGTGGTGGTGTCAAAGCTGACCAAGATTGGCAAAAACAACACCATTTATCAGTTTGCCAGCATCGGTGAGGACTGCCAAGACTTAAAATACAACGGCGAGCGCACTTGGCTTGAGATTGGTGACAACAATACCATCCGCGAGGCTTGCAGTTTGCACCGCGGTACGGTTCAAGACAAAGGCTTGACCAAGATTGGCAGTCATAATTTGTTTATGGTTAACACGCACATTGCTCATGACTGCGTGATTGGCGATCATAATATTTTAGCAAATAATGTCGGTGTTGCTGGACACGTTCATATTGGCAACCATACAATCATTGGTGGTAATTCTGGCATTCATCAGTTTTGCCGCGTTGATGATTATAGCTTGATCGGCGGGGCAAGCTTGATATTAAAAGATGTTGCAGCTTTTACCATGGTGTCAGGAAATCCTGCCCACACCCATGGGCTAAACGTTGAGGGCATGCGCCGAAAAGACTGGTCGGCGGCGACCATTGATATATTGCGACAAGCTTATAAAGTTATTTTTCGCTCTGGAATGACCACTCAGCAGGCTTTGGAAGTCCTTCAAAATGACCTGCTACCTAAAGAGCCAAAAGTGCAAATGTTGATTGATTCACTAACCCAAAGTAATCGTGGAGTCGTTCGTTAGTCAAAGCTTTTACCAAGCTTAAGTTCAAAGTTAGCATCGCTTTATTTATTATCTGATTTCCCAAATTTCTTTTTCTGATAGCCATAACTAATAGTTATGGCTTTTTATAATTATCGTTTCTTGACTTTTTAATAGGCTTAGCAGAAACTTAGCGCTTAAATGATTGTAATAAAATCTTGCTCAATGTTACCGGCTATAGGCTGCAATAATAAAGGGCAAAACAGCAATAAGTTGAGGGTCGAGGTCAAAAATGGCGATAAATAAAAAACAACACGCGCAGTGGAGCTCAAGCTTTGGCTTTGTCCTTGCGGCGGTCGGCTCAGCAGTCGGTCTTGGAAATATTTGGAAATTTCCTTATATGGTGGGTGAAAGCGGCGGCTCAGCTTTTGTGATTGCCTATCTATTTTGTATTGCGTTAATCGGCTTTCCTATCTTGGTCGCTGAGTGGTTCATCGGTCGCCGTGGTCAAAAAAATCCTATCAATACTTTTATGGACGTTGCCGAAAGTGAAGGCAGGTCGCGAAGTTGGGGTATTGTCGGCGCGTCAGGAATTTTAGGCGGCTTTTTAATTTTATCATTTTATAGTGTGATTGGCGGCTGGGCGCTCAACTATATCACCAAGACCGGCTCAGGAGCTTTTGTTGGTCAAGATAGCGACGCTGTTGGCGCGACCTTTGATGCTATGCTGGCATCAGCTGGAACATTGACCATTTGGCATACCGTTTTTATGATAATTACTGCCTTAATTGTTGGGGTTGGTGTAACGAAGGGCATTGAGGCAGCTTCCAAAATTTTGATGCCGCTACTTGGGATTATTTTATTTGTTATCGTCGGCTATAACGTGGTCAGTGGCGGCTTTGGTGAAGCATTTAGTTATTTATTTGCCCCTGATTTGAGTAAATTAAACAGTCAGATCGTTCTTGCAGCCCTAGGTCACGCCTTTTTTACGTTATCCATCGGTATGGGAATCATGGTGGCTTACGGCTCATACTTAGGTCAAGAGGTCAACTTATTAAAAACAGCGCGCTTGGTTATCATCCTTGATACGGTCATTGCGCTTGCTGCCGGACTTGCCATTTTCCCAATTATCTTTAGCAATGGTCTAGACCCTGCTTCAGGACCGGGATTGATTTTCGTAAGTTTGCCCATTGCATTTGGTAAAATGACCGGCGGCACCATTATTGGCGCCATGTTTTTCTTATTAATTACCTTTGCTGCTGTGACGTCCTCGATTTCACTGCTTGAGCCGTCTGTTGAGCTGTTAGAAGAGCGCACCTCACTTAACCGTACGATGGCAACGGTGGTGGCTGCTGTGGTCGTTTGGCTACTTGGTATTGCCGCGCTGTTGTCGTTCAACTTGTGGTCAGATGTTTTAATTATGGGGAACAATATTTTTGATGCCCTTGATAAGTTGACCAGTAAGTTTTTATTACCAATCACAGGGCTTGCCGGAATCATTTTCTTTGCTTGGCGAATGAATCAAGATGCCATTCGAGCAGAGCTGAACCTGTCGGGAACTGCTTGGCAAGTTTGGCAAGTGGTGAGCAAGTTTATTGCCCCAATTGCGGTGCTTGTGGTATTTGTGACGACCCTCATTGGCATGGGCTGATTTGCTTAAAAGTGTAATAAAAAGGCTTAATTAAATTAAGCCTTTTTTGATTGAAGGGTTTGCAGCTGCAAATGGCTAGCGCAAATTGAGCTCAGGAACGTCTTGACCGCGTTTGGCATAAAAGTCGCTGACAAACTCATCAAAACGGTCATTGTCAATCGCTTCGCGAATCCCTGACATCAAGCGCTGGTAATAGCGCAGGTTATGGATGGTCGCAAGCTGAGCGCCGAGCATTTCCTTGCACTTATTTAAGTGGTATAAATAAGCTCGGCTAAAGTTTTGGCAAGTATAGCAGTCGCACTCAGGGTCAAGCGGGGTCTCATCCAAGCGGTATTGGCTGTTGCGAATACGAACGATGCCGCCGTTATCGGTATTTCCGGTGACAAAATAATGACCGTTGCGAGCGTTTCGAGTCGGCATGACGCAATCAAACATATCCACACCACGGCGAACCGCCTCAACGATGTCCTCAGGCTTGCCAACGCCCATCAAATAGCGCGGCTTGTCAGCTGGCATGGCATCAGGGATGTAGTCTAAAACATCAATCATCTCGTCTTTGGGCTCGCCAACCGACAGCCCGCCGATCGCGTAACCGTCAAAGCCAATCTCAAGCAGACCCTCAAGCGACTGCTGACGCAAATCAGGATACATACTGCCTTGGATAATGCCAAACAGGGCGTTTTTGCTCTCTAAGCGCTGGTGCTCATCCAAGCAGCGTTTGCCCCAACGTAGAGACAACTCGAGCGACTTTTTTGCTTCCTCATGGGTGGCAGGGTAAGGCGTGCATTCATCGAACTGCATCACGATGTCAGAATTTAGGCTAAACTGAATTTGCATTGATTTTTCAGGAGATAAAAATACCTTGGCGCCATCGATGGGTGATTTAAAATGAACGCCGTCTTCGGTGATTTTGCGCATTGCCCCAAGGCTGAAGACTTGAAAGCCACCTGAGTCGGTCAAAATCGGCTTATCCCAATGAATAAAATCGTGCAAGCCACCAAATTTATCAATCACTTCCGTTCCTGGTCGCAGCCACAAATGAAAGGTGTTGCCAAGAATGATGTCTGCGCCAATTTCATGAATGTCGCGCGGTAGCATCCCTTTGACCGTGCCGTAAGTACCGACCGGCATAAAGGCTGGGGTCTGAACGTCGCCATGATTTAAGTGAACCGTACCGCGGCGGGCACGCGTTTCGCCGCTTGCCGTTTTATGAAGGGTAAATTGCATAACCTAACCGTAATCTTTATCCAAAAAATATACGCAATTATAGCATTAGCAAGCGTCAAATGGCGGGTGTCGACAAACTTAACAGGTCAATTGTGTGAAGCTCTAAAATTTAGCTCAACGACGATTTGATACAGACACAAGGTAGGGCTTTTGATATGTTTATTTTATAAAGTAAGTGACGAGTCAACCGGTTAAAGCGCTTTCGCTGTCGATGTAACCTGACGCAATCATGAAGCTTCGAGTAAACGCGTCGGTAATTATAGCGGTGATGGTGTTTTTTATTTCAGGAGAAACTATGGCAACTGAAGAACCAAAATATAGCGTTTTGCAGCGCCATGATGGCATTGAGCTGCGTCGTTACGACAGCCAAATTATCGCCCAAACTACGGTAACAGGGTCGCAGCAAGTCGCCAGTCAACGAGGTTTTAAAATCTTAGCGGATTATATCTTTGGAAATAATAGTGCAGCGAAGGGCTCAAACAAAATCGCCATGACCGCGCCAGTTATTATGCAAAAGTCGCAAAATACAAAGGCTGCCCCAGAAAAAATAAGCATGACTGCGCCGGTAATCACTCAAAAAACAGCGAAAAACGAGTGGCAAATGCAGTTCATTATGCCAAGCCAATTCACCATTGAAACCCTACCTAAACCAAATAATCCAAATGTTCATATCAAGCAGCTTCCTGCAAAAACGTTTGCAGTGATTGGCTTTTCAGGGCTTACAGGTGAGGATAAAGTTGTTAAAAAGACTCAAGAGCTGCAATCTTGGTTGCAGCAGCACAACATCAAAGCATTGGGCGAGCCTCAGCTTGCTCGCTACAATCCGCCTTGGACGCTACCATTTATGCGCCGAAATGAAATCATGATTGAGTGTGAATCTGGGCAGCAATAAGTGCGACAATAATCAATAATCATTGTTACTTTAAAATAAATATAAAAAAAGACAGTATTAAACTGCCTTTTTTTTATTCTATATATTTTATAAGTCTTTACGCTAAATAAAGCTTAACATTACGCTTGTTGCTCGCGGATGATGTTGAGCATCCGGCGTAAGGGTTCGGCGGCGCCCCAAAGCAATTGGTCACCGACTGTAAATGCGCCCAAATATTCACCGCCCATGTTCAGCTTACGCAGGCGACCAAGCGCTACGGTCAGCGTTCCGGTCACGGCAACAGGCGTCAAGCGATTCATGGCAGCGTCTTTGGTG contains:
- the bamA gene encoding outer membrane protein assembly factor BamA translates to MRTPLFLSAAALPLVAALSVPAQAANFVVSDISFSGLNRLTAESLYPVLPISVGDTVTDESLAASIKALYATENFANIQSKVNGSAINFQVVERPIIAEVNFEGNKLIPKEGLTQGLKNAGLAVGDVLKQATLLGVANELQQQYISQGYYNSDIEVDQTLLDGNRVKLDIRFIEGKAAKVVDINVIGNKHFSDSKIKDVFAVKESSWTRLLSKSDRYAKEKLAASLENLKALYLNEGFVRFDVNNAVLNISEDKRSVFIEVSISEGEQYKFGQLNFLGKPTFETSELQDLVTFAPNEQFSQAKLDATTAALKSRYGNEGYYLAQIRPVPRIHDETRVVDIDYYIDPARPIYVRRINFSGNLRTKDEVLRREMRQLEGALASNEKIQLSRTRLMRTGFFKSVNVDVKPVPNQPDQIDVNYTVEEQPSGSAQVAAGYSQSGGVTFQVDLSQNNFMGTGNRVKAALSRSETRDSYSLGYTDPYFTENGVSQGVSAYYRNTKYDDRNVSNYVTDSYGATLNYSYPVDETKRVSAGFNYDNTKVRGGRNLGVSNVQQIIDDGGSVDTYTNDEGTQIKGIGSFKNDYDTYNLLLGWDYSTLDRPVFPTKGMSHAVDATIGLGDASYQKVIYRGNVYYPIYKDWVARGYTKLGYGNDLPFYENFYAGGYGSVRGYEASSLGPRSKTYYDAINGLDRIRDEEVGGNALASFGTELILPMPFKGDWADQVRPVVFFEGGQVFDTTDKDKRTFIDPVTNKPVTDKDGNDIKLLTQDKDLRFSAGAGITWYTPIGPISLSYAMPIGDKEGDETEHVQFQIGSTF
- the lpxD gene encoding UDP-3-O-(3-hydroxymyristoyl)glucosamine N-acyltransferase, translated to MITIEQLILQIEQRQPVLNKANLNAAVLNKKLSGVGSLSHAKDDEISFLSSAQFEASLANSNAAVILVTPKFEALVPKSSVALVVADPYLAYASSSQLFAYCANSGHIHSSAVIASSAVIGKNVSIGAFCVIGEAAIIGDNSCLDAHVVIEDGVVIGRSAVIKPHTTIAHHCVIGDFVRLHSGVSIGSEGFGFAATHDRSELGWERIAQLGRVVIGDHVRIGSQTCIDRGAVDDTVIGNHVIIDNLVQIAHNVKIGDGTAIAAKTGIAGSTSIGKRCIIGGAVGINGHITICDDVTLSGMTMVTKSIKSAGAYSSGTTAMPTPNWRRAAVRFRKLGNK
- the fabZ gene encoding 3-hydroxyacyl-ACP dehydratase FabZ; translation: MSATDIKNLTDDDIKSLAEQGLTLPLTYHTLKHYLPHRYPFMLVDKVVACKPNECITGIKNVTINEEFFNGHFPDEPIMPGVLMVEAMAQVSGVLGFISAGITAEDGYLYLFAGVDKVRFKRRVIPGDQLIIRSTLKMQKRGIYKFDCTVHVEDELAASAEVMIARQAQ
- the lpxA gene encoding acyl-ACP--UDP-N-acetylglucosamine O-acyltransferase, whose product is MSQIHPTALISPTATIDDSAVIGPYCIIGDEVSIGAGTTLLRHVVVSKLTKIGKNNTIYQFASIGEDCQDLKYNGERTWLEIGDNNTIREACSLHRGTVQDKGLTKIGSHNLFMVNTHIAHDCVIGDHNILANNVGVAGHVHIGNHTIIGGNSGIHQFCRVDDYSLIGGASLILKDVAAFTMVSGNPAHTHGLNVEGMRRKDWSAATIDILRQAYKVIFRSGMTTQQALEVLQNDLLPKEPKVQMLIDSLTQSNRGVVR
- a CDS encoding sodium-dependent transporter — protein: MAINKKQHAQWSSSFGFVLAAVGSAVGLGNIWKFPYMVGESGGSAFVIAYLFCIALIGFPILVAEWFIGRRGQKNPINTFMDVAESEGRSRSWGIVGASGILGGFLILSFYSVIGGWALNYITKTGSGAFVGQDSDAVGATFDAMLASAGTLTIWHTVFMIITALIVGVGVTKGIEAASKILMPLLGIILFVIVGYNVVSGGFGEAFSYLFAPDLSKLNSQIVLAALGHAFFTLSIGMGIMVAYGSYLGQEVNLLKTARLVIILDTVIALAAGLAIFPIIFSNGLDPASGPGLIFVSLPIAFGKMTGGTIIGAMFFLLITFAAVTSSISLLEPSVELLEERTSLNRTMATVVAAVVVWLLGIAALLSFNLWSDVLIMGNNIFDALDKLTSKFLLPITGLAGIIFFAWRMNQDAIRAELNLSGTAWQVWQVVSKFIAPIAVLVVFVTTLIGMG
- the tgt gene encoding tRNA guanosine(34) transglycosylase Tgt, encoding MQFTLHKTASGETRARRGTVHLNHGDVQTPAFMPVGTYGTVKGMLPRDIHEIGADIILGNTFHLWLRPGTEVIDKFGGLHDFIHWDKPILTDSGGFQVFSLGAMRKITEDGVHFKSPIDGAKVFLSPEKSMQIQFSLNSDIVMQFDECTPYPATHEEAKKSLELSLRWGKRCLDEHQRLESKNALFGIIQGSMYPDLRQQSLEGLLEIGFDGYAIGGLSVGEPKDEMIDVLDYIPDAMPADKPRYLMGVGKPEDIVEAVRRGVDMFDCVMPTRNARNGHYFVTGNTDNGGIVRIRNSQYRLDETPLDPECDCYTCQNFSRAYLYHLNKCKEMLGAQLATIHNLRYYQRLMSGIREAIDNDRFDEFVSDFYAKRGQDVPELNLR
- a CDS encoding SOUL family heme-binding protein, whose translation is MATEEPKYSVLQRHDGIELRRYDSQIIAQTTVTGSQQVASQRGFKILADYIFGNNSAAKGSNKIAMTAPVIMQKSQNTKAAPEKISMTAPVITQKTAKNEWQMQFIMPSQFTIETLPKPNNPNVHIKQLPAKTFAVIGFSGLTGEDKVVKKTQELQSWLQQHNIKALGEPQLARYNPPWTLPFMRRNEIMIECESGQQ